A window from Branchiostoma floridae strain S238N-H82 chromosome 16, Bfl_VNyyK, whole genome shotgun sequence encodes these proteins:
- the LOC118403498 gene encoding major intracellular serine protease-like: protein MGVADEKLPGDYLDREGLGPAKHRRTTTVGRFFNYCIFLKTKLRPEVTGSMDWQGGDYSFLHIDEFWSCLGVTEMKDFHSWRENYPVTVAVLDSGIMREHAAFRHLPEIRGKNFTREGDSLDIGDTDDGHGTQCAAIIAGGTYHAEDGGGQAEDGFCNGVAPFVDLFICKIDRNDVRSVIAAINELIDKKKDGSLKVDVICMPLGFTTYNAQLRKCIYRASLKNMTVVCAACCDGRRRTLGVQYPACFGDVICVGSHNQRGRPSKFTPVGRELDILGPGEIRSATPGKGGETNAISVVKGTSFAAPFVAGIVAIVLANAQRCYQDARAVAVEEMQHGYPLSHRVIRRHVVRNPGQRSKMDTLTVPP, encoded by the exons ATGGGCGTGGCAGACGAAAAACTACCCGGTGACTACCTGGACAGAGAAGGGCTCGGTCCAGCCAAACACAGAAGAACAACAACAGTAGGACGATTCTTCAACTACTGTATATTCTTGAAG ACCAAACTAAGGCCCGAGGTTACAGGAAGTATGGACTGGCAGGGGGGTGACTACAGCTTCCTCCATATCGATGAGTTCTGGAGTTGCCTGGGGGTGACGGAAATGAAGGACTTCCACTCATGGCGGGAAAACTACCCGGTAACGGTGGCCGTCCTGGACTCCGGCATTATGAGGGAACATGCCGCGTTCAG gcACCTTCCCGAGATTCGGGGGAAGAACTTCACACGTGAGGGGGATTCCTTAGACATAG GTGACACAGATGACGGGCACGGCACCCAATGTGCAGCCATCATCGCAGGAGGGACGTACCATGCGGAGGACGGGGGTGGACAGGCTGAGGACGGGTTCTGTAACGGAGTGGCCCCTTTCGTGGACCTCTTCATCTGTAAGATTGACAGGAATGATGTTAGGAGCGTCATCGCCGCCATTAATGAGCTGATCGACAAGAAGAAAGATGGCTCCCTGAAG GTGGACGTGATCTGCATGCCCCTTGGGTTTACAACCTACAATGCACAGCTGAGGAAGTGCATCTATCGGGCTTCACTCAAGAACATGACAGTAGTCTGTGCGGCGTGTTGCGACGGGCGCAGGCGTACCCTCGGGGTACAGTACCCTGCCTGTTTCGGCGATGTCATCTGCGTGGGGAGTCACAACCAGCGCGGCCGCCCGTCCAAGTTCACTCCGGTGGGGAGGGAGCTGGACATCCTGGGACCAGGGGAGATCCGTTCGGCAACGCCGGGGAAGGGAGGGGAGACGAACGCCATCTCTGTGGTGAAGGGAACATCCTTTGCTGCTCCGTTCGTGGCTGGCATCGTCGCCATCGTTCTGGCAAATGCACAGCGA tgTTACCAGGATGCTAGAGCTGTCGCTGTCGAGGAGATGCAACATGGCTACCCTCTGAGTCACCGTG TGATACGCAGACACGTGGTTCGAAACCCCGGACAAAGAAGCAAGATGGATACTCTCACAGTACCGCCGTGA
- the LOC118403497 gene encoding uncharacterized protein LOC118403497, translated as MRHILREIASEPGDHSEDHGHGILDPLQLFPDEQFRQTVEEITAEYQPLTKASVPADEQLDNQGRLDISEREQKVKSGEPEDTAAKLHSKLQKIGKSTLKPETKVTIAVIGGKLANPEQLNIVAKKSYLPDDEPCSTRVLDFAPGHTQYVVAEVANSKQSKPNIANDINEAVNIHNADVVLIQVGFEKFNLNTLRAVSKAMQKGRLPGRAPIWKCGEEMRRDIQSNPVMRELLRGACSRRGRHTPDRGHGILNPNKLFRKGPEHFKHLVRQIIQVNK; from the exons ATGCGGCACATCCTGCGGGAGATAGCCTCGGAACCAGGCGACCACAGCGAGGACCACGGGCACGGCATCCTGGACCCCCTGCAGCTCTTCCCGGATGAGCAGTTCCGTCAGACTGTGGAGGAAATCACTGCTGAATATCAACCCCTTACCAAAG CTTCAGTCCCTGCAGACGAACAACTAGACAACCAGGGCCGCCTGGACATCTCCGAGCGCGAGCAGAAAGTTAAATCTGGAGAACCTGAAGACACAGCAGCCAAACTTCATTCTAAGTTGCAGAAGATTGGCAAGTCCACACTCAAACCTGAAACAAAAGTCACTATCGCTGTGATTGGTGGAAAGTTGGCCAATCCGGAGCAACTTAACATCGTTGCTAAGAAAAGTTATCTGCCCGATGATGAGCCATGTTCTACCAGGGTGTTGGACTTTGCGCCTGGGCACACACAGTATGTTGTTGCTGAGGTCGCAAACTCCAAGCAATCCAAACCGAACATTGCTAACGATATCAATGAGGCAGTCAATATTCATAATGCTGATGTTGTCCTCATCCAAGTCGGGTTCGAGAAGTTCAACCTCAACACGCTCAGAGCTGTGTCCAAGGCTATGCAGAAAGGCAGG ctacccggccgggccccgatttggaaat GTGGTGAGGAGATGAGGAGGGACATCCAGAGTAACCCGGTGATGAGAGAGCTCCTGCGCGGGGCCTGCTCCAGACGCGGCCGGCACACCCCGGACCGGGGACACGGTATCCTCAACCCCAACAAGCTGTTCAGGAAGGGACCGGAACATTTCAAGCATCTGGTTCGTCAGATCATACAAGTAAATAAGTAA